Part of the Lycium ferocissimum isolate CSIRO_LF1 chromosome 6, AGI_CSIRO_Lferr_CH_V1, whole genome shotgun sequence genome, AATACTGTTCTCTGAAGTTATTCCGAAGAGGATAGATGTGTAGAAATTTAAAATGGTTCCCAAATTTTTTACATGGGGCTGAAGTGCACAAATAATAATCGATTTCTAGACCACCATTTAAGTCATACTAGCAGTGTTTAAAATTTTGCAAGTCTATACGCTTCGAATTCAAATATACGGTATCTAAAGTTTCAAATGTCTGAAGTTCATGCACACATTGAATTTCAGGTATCTCTGTATGAGGTTCACATAAAAAAATGTTGAAAGGCTTGATTTTAGACACCGCTTATTTAAAGTTGTTCTGAAAAATTCAGTACAAATTAAATAGCGATATTCAAATAAGAGCATCCTCAAAACTTTTACATGGAGTAAGCATATAACTCAGCCCAACCCGAAGTAAAAAGTGGTTCTGATCCGATCCGCTTTCACCAACGCATCAACGGTTACAAATTTCAAAATCCCTAAATTCcctccaaaaaataaaaattgaattacAGATCCCTTGTTTTCTCTCCAAATCACTTTGCAGAAATGACCGTAATAATTAATACTtcctccatccatttttacttgtcatgtattGACTTGACAAATCTGTTAAGGAGACAAAAATATAATGACAATTTCACTATATCACCCCTTATTACTGCTAAGTAACCTAAATCCGTCAAGAATTCCTTGAACTTGTCAACCTAAAAATTAATACCAAGGGTAAAATAGGgatgaaataataaattatctcttgatttttcaaactggATAGGTAAAATTGGAAAACCATTTTTAGTATacaggacaagtaaaaatgaacggagggagtatataatctatatatgtcagctaaaaaaaaagtaaacaatGAATCCGGCTATTTGCATAAAGattccaaaaaaagaaaagaaaatggattGAGTAGGCATATAACTCAGCCCAGCCCAAAATAGAAACGGATCAAACTTCAGACCCGATTCCATCAACGGTTACAAATTTCAAAATCCCCAAATTCCCTCCAAAAAACCCAAATTGAATTACAAATCCCCAAATTTTCTCCAAATCAATTTGTAGAAATGGCTTCAAAAACTCAAATTCACCCATTAAAACCTCCAAAACAACCAccaaaaaaccctaaaaaacaATGGTCACTTAACGATTTCGAGATCGGAAAACCACTCGGAAAAGGCAAATTTGGCCGTGTATATCTCGCCCGTGAAGTTAAGGTAATTCAAAAATCAGTATATTTTCGGTATTCTCGTTTACGCATATGCACATTAGatatttagggtgtgtttggtatgatggacaATGTTTTCCAGGAAAATATTTCGGAAATTAAGtgattttcttgtgtttggtacacaagttgaaaaatgtcattttaagaTCATTTGCATATATTCAAAGTAAAACACTATGTCTTTTTTGAATTCGGAGTGCAACTTCTGGTGTTGGAGGTAGGCGGGGTAGGCAGGGGGTATGGGTAGGTGGGAGTTGAGGATGGAGTGGGGTGGTTGGgttggggggtgggtgggggtagGGGGTGGGGTAAGTTGGCGTTGCATTGGTGTGTTTTTATTGatccggaaaatgttttcccttacaattttaagaaaacattttctcctGTTTTGAGGAAAACATTTCCAAGATATTTAATGCAACCAAACAagggaaaataagaaaacattttccatcataccCACCACGTCTTTAGAACCTAGTTATTATCAATTGAAGTAAATCATCCTCAGAACTCATAAAGTTGAAATCCTGGATTAGCCTctaattaaattatttgttttttttttttttggactatTGGTGGAGCAGAGTGGATTTATAGTGGCGTTGAAGGTGATATTCAAGGAGCAAATAGAGAAATACAGGCTGCATCACCAACTGAGGAGGGAAATGGAGATTCAAACGAGTCTTCGCCATCCGAATGTACTGAGGCTGTACGGTTGGTTCCATGATGAGGAGCGGATTTACTTGATTCTGGAGTATGCTCATCGCGGTGAGCTGTACAGGGAGCTTAGAAAGACTGGTCGCCTGCCCGAGGAACAAGCCGCCATAGTATGTCATATATCCTATTGCTTGCTCTCCTCATATATAAAGTTGAAAAGAATTTGAAACAAAAGTAGATATTTCGTTTATAGTCTTATGATTTGCTCCTGTATTTTATGTAGTTTTTTATAAGGATATATTCGTAAATTCTAGTGGTAGAGAATTATAGATTAGTGAAAATTGGAACGAGACAGGTCTAAATGGAGCGAAATGGATTGTGAGATTCTCATTGCCGACTCAACTAGCTTGCGTTTGAGGCGTGGTTTAGTTGTTTAGTTGTGAGCTATAAATTGCTTCATATCCTATTGCTTGCTCTCCGCATATAAGATGAAAAGAATTTGAAACAAAAGCACATATTTTAATTGCAGACTTTATGTTTTATTTCTGTACTGTATGTAATTTGTTATAAGCATATATTCGTAAATTCTAGTTTTAGAGAACTCCAGATTACTGAATATTGGAATGAGATGGATCCAAATGGATACTGAGGATTTACATTCCCGACTCAACTAGTATAGGATTGAGGCGTAATTTTGTTGTTTAGTTGTGAGCTTTCGGATAGTCTCATGATTTGTTCTGTACTTTATGTAATTTGTCGTAAGCATATATTCGTAAATTTTAGTGTTAGAGAATTCTAGATTATTGAATATTGGAATGAGACGGGTCCAAATGGAGCGAAATGGATTATAAGATTCTCATTGCCGACTCAACCGGTTTGGGATTGAGGCGTAGTTTTGTTATTTAGTTGTGATCTATAAATTGCTTCAATAAGAACTGATTCCCTCTCCCCCcggacccaaaaaaaaaggatagagATTCAGTGCTTAAGTTATCTACTTTATGCCATGTAATGCAAGGTATGATCCTCAAGTAGTTTCCTTGAAAGATGGCACAATTTTGAGTTGAATTTTAATCAGTTTCTATTGTGCAGCGTTATCTTATCTTTGAATACTTCCTTTAGGCAGCTAGAAAGATGTTATTTGTGTGATCCATTCCAGTGACACCATTTCAATTCTATTTTCATATTGATAGTGCCTTGCTTATGTTATTTCTTCTGTGGTTAATGTTGAAcagtgattctttttttttttttcttttttttttgtattcttgTTTTTGTGACTCCAGAATTCATCTGAAAATCATTTATATAATAATCGACGCATAATTACGTGTAGAAAACATTATTGTTAGTGTTCAACTTCTTTCCTGCCGCTTTAGGTTTTGTTCTTTGACTTTTGATACTTTGGTTGGTTCTTGTGTAGTATATTGCAAGTCTCACACAAGCACTGGCGTATTGTCATGAGAAGCATGTCATTCACAGGGACATAAAGCCGGAAAATCTGTTACTTGATCATGAGGTAATATTTTGATACTAACGGTCTTTCTTTGCCGCGTGTGCCAAGTTTTGTTAGCACCATTTcctggaagaagaaaaagaaagcacTATATATATGGCTAATTTGAAAGTTATATTTGTGTTTTTACTGGAGAAAACAGTTTGTGAACAATCCcaccatttcatttggcaacaGTAAAATACAAATTAGTTTCTGAGGAGCAAAATAGAAATCGACTTTAATTTCCTACTTTTGTTTAGAGATAACAGTGAACACAAGGAAGTTCTCACTGTTCCCTCCTGTTGACGGCCTAAGGTCTTTTTTAACAGCTCAAAATGCCTTTAGTCATTGAAGTTTGAATTTTAAAGCTGCAAATTGACatgtaaatattttactttcattttgtTGAATTCTTTCTTGCAACTGCAGTTAACAAAATAATTAGACTCCCTGTCGTTTTCCTATGGTTAAGAGCCTAAACACTTTGCTAGAGATGCACATACAATTACGCTTAGTCTACCATTCATTATGCTCTCTAGAGCTCAAGATCGGCATGTAAAACTGTAAAGCCGGCATCATCTTCTTGCATTAACATGTACTGCATTAAGCTTTCAAATTACATGAATTTTTGGTTTGAATTGATACAAGATAAGTGTTTTTGAAGCATTTATTTCAAATGAGACAGAGTTAGGTTTGAGACAATGTGACTTATCCTGTTCAGCTTACATGTGAATCACGCAGGATTTGAACTGGTTATGTCCTTACCATATCACTTTCCTGTTCACTTTATACAACCAAGTTATCAAATCATGGCCATTAAATTAAGGAACCAATGTGGTGGGGAAGGTCCATATCTCTATAGATCAAACTTGAGGGTTAACTATGCTTTGGAACCTAGGTTTCCTCTTTCTCTTTAGTCCTGACAATCGAACCTTGAGAGACCATTGACCACCTATCCAGATATAGGTATTATCCTTCGTCGATAGCTTTTGAGTAAAATTCAGTCAGCTTCTGTCTTTTACAGAAAAGGTAAAAGCAGTAGAGCTTCTTGGAGCTTTGACACTTTTAGTTTGGTGAAAAGTTTTCACACTATAGTTGCCTAGGCGTCTTTCGTTCTTTCTTGATGATCGAACAGCCTATAGGACATGTCAGAACCTCTTCCTCCGTACAGTCTCGTTTCGAATGTCATTTCCTAGCTTTCTGTGATTGCATTTTCCGCTAATTGACAAGGCAGGCAATGCCGCTTTGTAGGAcctcatgccaaaagaaagaatctTCTTTTTCTGGCTACCGTTATATGGAATTCTTTCTCTTGCACTTCAATCACTGTATAACTAGTCTCAAGTAAAATAGCGAGCCTCTGATTCTTTATTGATTTTCGGCTAAAGTTGTGAATGTGTGACCTTAGGTTCTACGTGTGATTCGTCATTTTGATGATCACCAGAGTGTGCGCCATCTATCTCACTTGTTTAACATAAATTATCctgttcaagaaaaaattgtCTAGATGGTAAAATTCACCATCTTCAAAAGATAGCTAATATATTTAAGTAGTTTTAAATTTGATGTGACATCATTGCATCATTTGCATGTCTTCGACCATTATTTCATAGCATGGTCATTGAGCTCTAATATGATATAGCTGATTCAAATGTTCTTTTTCCTATGAGAAGTCATCTAGGATAATAAACCGGGAGTATATCTGTAGGTGTATTCTAATAAAACCATATAAAATGGAGCACTTAGGACGGTCCTAATAagattatgtatataatgtagCACTTAGGATGGCCTTGCCAACATGTTGAAAAGTAGTTTTATGGGCGTCCCTATTAGAACTGGATTCGATTATCCAACAACTGCAGCTAAAACCAATCCAGGAATTATTGACACACTGCATGGCAAAAGAGTAAAACATTAAGTAGATTATCACATGAAATGCAGGGCCGCTTGAAGATTGCAGACTTTGGGTGGTCTGTCCAATCAAGAAGCAAGAGACATACAATGTGCGGAACTCTGGACTATCTAGCACCAGAAATGGTGGAGAACAAAGCTCATGATTATGCAGTTGACAATTGGACTCTAGGGATCCTCTGCTACGAGTTTTTATACAGTGTGCCTCCATTTGAGGCCGAGAGACAGACCGACACATTCAAAAGGTAACTATTCCTCTGCTTCTGTCATCTTTTAACTGTTACTGGAAAATCAAGATAAACTAACTTGAGTATTATAGAATTATGAAGGTAGACCTCAGCTTCCCTTCAACACCTGATGTATCTGCTGAAGCTAAGAATCTCATTAGCCAGGTAAATTGATTAGTACTTGTCTATGCTTTAGTTCTGTAAGAAGAAACTACATAAACTGAAGGGTGGTTAGTTAAACACATACAGTGCATATAGAAAATAATACTGGTGTATATAGGTCAAAAATTACGTTTTAAAACACTTGCAAAATTTCTGGTTGCACACCTTCTTTCTGATTGTTTCCTTTCTCTTTGCAGCTTCTTGTGAAGGACTCTTCAAAAAGGCTTTCTCTTCAAAAGATCATGGAGCACCCTTGGATAATTAAGAATGTCACATAATCTGAGTCACTTCCCCAACTTGCATCGTTTAGTTAAAGCGCCCTGTATCGTGAAACTGTGAAAGTAACCGATAACATGATGTTTGTTTTTTCACCTGCTGGTgtttcaactctttttgccATCACATATGATATGTAAATGTAATCATCTTGATTTCAATAGTTTGTATCAGATGGAGTGTGAAGCTATGTTGGTGGACATTGATATAGTTTCCTAGAAATAGTTGTATATCATTTACATATGACtttcttttggattttctaTTAACTTCGAAACTAAAGTAAATGGGTACATCAAATTGATAGCCTATCAATTAGAATTTAGAAGCATCAAAACATGAAAACAATAAATTAATATAGGCTGAACACGTAGATCTCCTAAacttagtaaaaaaaaagtcatagaCACTTAAACTCAGGCCATGACCTGAGACTCACACATCTTGATCACACGAACATGTTAAAATCTGAATTGACATTGATTTTAACAGAATTAACGGTTTAGAGAGGGATAGTCTTGAAAAATCGGTGAAGGTTTGAACTGTTTTAAAGATGATTGCCTAATTTGCATTAGATATTTGTTTGTTGGACAATAGGTCATAACGTGTCTAAATGAATTTTTTGACAAGTCTAAGAGGTTGTATATATTTTCAGCCATTAATACAAATCCAAACTACCCAAAAACGAAAAAGCAAGATCAAAtaaagggtcatttgcacttttgtacctattttgtgctgggctttaatttttgtccctcaagacaaataatttttttgcggggcataagtttatattttcgcatcataacATCCACAAGTATTCCCCACTCCCTTAAAGAAATTATGCCTCGCTAGACATAAGTTTAATTttgaatgacaaaaattaaagaccagacCAAATGTCAAAATGTTTGAGCTGATGGAAACTAAATTGCAACGATTACAATATTAATTCTCTATATGTTTGATTATATACCTAAGATAGAAGTATATTTTGGGAGAAAGCTCAAATGATTTCAGTTGATATTCATTAGACTTCGTGGAGTTTTATCACAGATCATTATACATAGTTGTTGTCTTGATTCTATTGCATGTGTGAATTGTGAAAGTAagctatgtttttttttcttttggctgaATCGAAAAACTTGCATAACTTATAGAAACTTAAAGAGTCCTTATAAAGCGGAGGTAGATCTTAACGATGCAACCTCTAAATAGTCATTGTTTAAAATTGAGAAAGTAAATGCAGGAGGAACAttccaaaatattatttcttttgtgattgttgtttttccaattcttccaaATGCAGCCAGTTCATGTGTCACTCAGTCATTCAAAATATTTCTATAAGGTGGATGTGGTGGAGGTATAGTAGAGAGGAGATCAATTAATACATGCGATTCTAATTCCACAATGAGTGGTGTTAGATTTTTGGTAAAAGCAAGTTCTAGACCATTTAATAGACCGTGTATTTCATCTTGAAGTGCAGATCTTGTGGCCAGAGCGTTAATCATGTCTAGCTGATATCAAGTTTGGGCTCCCTTTGGACATTTTAGAAAAACTAGTATCTGGACACGTGTGTTGCACGTGTAtccctattttatttttttggtgatTTTATGATACTATTATTTTTTGTGGATTATTGTGATATCGATTTGTGTAACTCACTTCTTCTTCCTATTTTGATCTCTAATGGATATGAACTTTATCGaagcaagttttgatttttcaGGTACTAAAATTTTTTatagcaatttttttaaaaaaaaataataatttgtactTCTCATTTCTCTATTCCGTATTGCTATAGATGAGTAAATATGCTTTTATTGCTTACATCATTTcggtaaaaagaaattaataaatgataaatttctCAATCGTCAAAAGAATTCTTAATGAAATTGAAGCTTGAAAATTCCATTCTATTTTgaattctctttcctttttcaaCGATATCGTATGTTAATTTAtcggaaaatgttttaaaagaaaaagcaagtttttatttatttatgaaattttagtatagttttgatgattttgaggATGGAAAAGAGTAGCTTTAGAGTGGAGTTGTTGGCTATAAAGAATATGATGTTCCagtgaaagaagaagaagaagaagaaaaggtaaataGTCTTTCCTAAATTGAATGAGCGAGGatgcaagaaagaaagaaaaagagaaaagaaaaagggaaaagataaGGTAAAAATTAATCAAAGAGATTTCGTTTGTGTTTCTTCCCTTTTATTATTTCTGTAGTAGACGCTGTTGTTGATGCATTTTCCTTTtcaaagaattttaaaaaggaCAAAGAATTAAAATGTAACTCTTGAAAGGTAGTGAAGAGAAGTTAGAAAGTTGAATACTAATATATTAGATATGAACAAAGAAAATCTatgtttaaaatttatacatatatcgacATTAGGAGATTAAAATCCGCAAAATAAAATGAACAATGAAAAATATGTTTAAACTATGTCCACCTGTAtagtttatattattatatagaaTTTGAGTAATTCTAGAAGATTAAAACCTTGTATTGTTAATAtattagagaaaaaaataaaacaaagtgaGAATAATAAAATGCTTTAGAACATAAACTCTAATCCATTTGAATTTGAGactaaaaaagatttttaaagttaaattattcaatattaaaaaaaatatttcataaattcaataaatcaCGCAAAGCGCGAACCAATTTTCTAGTGTTGTAGTAACTGAGAAATGCATCCGTCCAAGGATTGATTTGTTTATCTTATTTCATTTAATGGAACATTATTAGTAATTGAAAGGTAAAGTTACTTTATAGTATCAAAAAAGTAGTGTCTAATCGAATGGCAAAATGGTAACATAACTTTTAAATGGTAATTTTGTAAACCAATTTTTAACTATGGGGTTTTCCACTTTTAGCATATTATTATTAGAATATTATAGATATGATAAGTGATGAATGCATGAAATTGTAACCTAAAGAATAGGAAAGAAGTATAAATGAAATTTAATGTAACAGAGGATTTAAAGGAGGAGAGGAAATTGAATAGGAGAATGaaagaagataaagaaatgGTGAAAGcataagaaaatggatgaaacgtACGGTAAGACTTAAGAGGATGGAACGTATTGGGACTATTTGTTTCATTAatgtgtgatattttattaggCATTAAGcagtttaatatttctatttaagatttaattaattatatgttttattacattttaattTATAAGCGGGCAAAATGATAATCTAACTTTGAAGTTAggagcttcccacttttagtataataaaTAATGTGTTCCAGGTTGTCTGTTGAATGGCAATGAGGACATTGGTTGGAGTTTAAGATTTTTATCTTTGTAAGGTATTCTGCAGTAGACAACATTTGATTAACTAGTTGGTAGAGGAAGAATCTTATTTTATTGAGACATAGCTGCTTCCATATCTAACAATGATCAAATTCTGAGGGGTAGGTAGTAGTAGATCGTTATTCCTGGTAGATGGTATAAGTTTCTTTAGTGTGGAATATCCCTTGTTCCTCTGAAGTCAGTAGGAGAGTCTTCACTATGAGAATTCAAGGGGATGTAAGTGTTTTTTATTTGGTTGATTATAGTAGCAGGGAGATCAAAATGGAGGTTTGAGAAATCTCAGTTGCAGTCTTTGATGATCTCACTTAATTTATAGTTTGGAAGTTTGTTATCAAGAGGCTCCTGAATTTGTTCATTAATGATTTTGTTGCTGCTAAGCCACTTATCATGCCAGAAGTCGATGTGTTCCCTAGTGCCAATGTTCCAGGCTATCCCTTTTCTGTAAGTTTTCATAGCTTTTGCAGTGTTTTTTTTAGATATAGGAATCAGCTGGATTAGCAGTTTATCCTGaattatttcttctatttttggtatttggaCATAAGTAGTTTGGCTCAGAGGCTTTCTCTGTTATTGTGGGCTCTCTAAATAAGACTAGTTAGGAGGAAGTGGTTTTTACCAGCAGCACTGGTACAACCCATACCCCCTTATTTTTTGAAAGGGTGATCTGGTCCTTGTTGATTgggtggatttttttttttttttccagcagTTGTTCCTCATATGGAATTTCTTTGGATTCTATCTATTTGGTTTCTAGTTGGTGCTGGGAGGAGATTTAGCTGCATAGAGTGAACTGGAATGGCATTAAGGACAGTTTGGGCTAAAGTGTGTCTTCCAGCTAAAGAAAAGATTCTAGCTTTCCATCATTTTAATCTATTGTTCATTCTATCTATGATGTATTAGTAAATAGAAGTTTTGGAGTGCTTTTTGATTATGGGGAATTCAAGGTATTTCCCAAAATTGGTTAGAGGCCCAACGTTTAAGTAAGCTGGTGATACTATTAATGGTATCAGAAGGGACATTTTTAGAGAAGATGATTTTGGACTTATTGAAGTTAATTTT contains:
- the LOC132060323 gene encoding serine/threonine-protein kinase Aurora-3 isoform X1, which codes for MASKTQIHPLKPPKQPPKNPKKQWSLNDFEIGKPLGKGKFGRVYLAREVKSGFIVALKVIFKEQIEKYRLHHQLRREMEIQTSLRHPNVLRLYGWFHDEERIYLILEYAHRGELYRELRKTGRLPEEQAAIYIASLTQALAYCHEKHVIHRDIKPENLLLDHEGRLKIADFGWSVQSRSKRHTMCGTLDYLAPEMVENKAHDYAVDNWTLGILCYEFLYSVPPFEAERQTDTFKRIMKVDLSFPSTPDVSAEAKNLISQLLVKDSSKRLSLQKIMEHPWIIKNVT
- the LOC132060323 gene encoding serine/threonine-protein kinase Aurora-3 isoform X2 — protein: MASKTQIHPLKPPKQPPKNPKKQWSLNDFEIGKPLGKGKFGRVYLAREVKSGFIVALKVIFKEQIEKYRLHHQLRREMEIQTSLRHPNVLRLYGWFHDEERIYLILEYAHRGELYRELRKTGRLPEEQAAIYIASLTQALAYCHEKHVIHRDIKPENLLLDHEGRLKIADFGWSVQSRSKRHTMCGTLDYLAPEMVENKAHDYAVDNWTLGILCYEFLYSVPPFEAERQTDTFKRTLQKGFLFKRSWSTLG